The DNA sequence gtCTTTGTTCCATTTGCTTTCTTTAGAAGCTTCTTCAAATGTAACTAGATCACATTCATCAATTAAATAAAATAGAGAATAATCAAAGGATGTTTGTACCGGACTTGTTGCTTCATAGATATTATCCGGACTCCGCATCTTTCTCGGTGCTCCCCCTGAACTGTGGCTTTCTCCCGTCGACAGTATCGACGCAGGAGTTTGTTGAGTCAGACTTTGTGGAGGAGTTAGATCATCATCTCCGTCATCTTTAATGTTGGAGTCATCACCGTCGTTATCATCTTCGTTAAAGAATAAACCGAtaacttttctttcttcctcgctccatctccagtaatctgattcatcgaactcaacatctcgagaaatgattaaaTTTTTCGTTAGAGGATTATGGAGTCTGTATGCCTTGCTCcttttgtcatatccggtaaagATGCATTTATCACCTTTATCATCCAGCTTCTTCCTTTTCCGATCGGGAACATGGGCATAAGCAATACACCCGAAAATTCTGAAATGTCCAACTGATGGTTTGCTTCCACTCCATGCTTTATTTGGAGTTTTATTTCTGACACTTTTTACTGGACAACGATTCAGTAAATAAACTGCACACAAAAACGACTTCAGCCTAAAAAGTTCTTGGCAAGTGCTTTGCTTTCACCATGCTTCTTGCCATGTCAAGGATTGTGTGGTTCTTCCTTTCTGCAACACAATTTTATTGAGGATTATATGTCGTTGTCAACTGATGATTTCTTCCATGTGCCCTACAAAAGTTTCTAAACAAGTATGAAGTATACTCTCCTCCTCTGTCTGATCTGAGTGTCTTCAAATGCAGGGCACTTTGTTTTTCTGCTAgtgctttgaactccttgaatttatcaagagcctcTAATTTTCCTTTAATGATATACACTCAACTATTCCTGCTAAAGTCATCAATAAATGTTAGGTAATACCTATTACCTCCAAGTGATGGGATATCAAATGGACCAGCTATATCTGTGTGAATAATCTCCAACGGCCTCCTGGCTCTCCATAATTTTCTAACGGGAAAACTTTGTCTATGTTCTTTCCCCTTGATACATGCTTCAGACAAATTTTCTGGTTCATTGATTTCTGGAAAGCCGTCCACCATCTTTGTCTTTGACAAtaattttaagccagaaaatcgAAGATGACAAAATCTTAAATGTCATAAccacgagtcatttttaatgactTATTTCAAGCACTTCTGCACGCACTTTCGTCTATATATCAAGTGTGAAAAGGCGATTCTTTGACACCTCCACATCTACAATTAATTCTCGAACCTGATTTTTGATTATGAGAGAATTATCctgtatctgaatattattttctttttccacaAGTTGGCCAAaactgatgatattatttttcaaagcaggtatataataaacatcatttatatactTTTTCTCATCATTCTTTGACACAATCATAATTGTACATTTTCTTTTGACCGGAATTTTTAACGAGTCACCAAATGTAACTTCTTCGCTGATGGTCTCGTCTACATCTGTAAATAAATCTTTATGGCCAGTCATATGATTGTTGGCTCctgagtcaag is a window from the Apium graveolens cultivar Ventura chromosome 1, ASM990537v1, whole genome shotgun sequence genome containing:
- the LOC141709876 gene encoding uncharacterized protein LOC141709876, which encodes MVDGFPEINEPENLSEACIKGKEHRQSFPVRKLWRARRPLEIIHTDIAGPFDIPSLGVYLLNRCPVKSVRNKTPNKAWSGSKPSVGHFRIFGCIAYAHVPDRKRKKLDDKDDNDGDDSNIKDDGDDDLTPPQSLTQQTPASILSTGESHSSGGAPRKMRSPDNIYEATSPLHLKKLLKKANGTKTWMKKLAQSRRMIHRSSQILQKDTKQLVSSGSIKLRRIKMEKWRNIRRVSQNQWKIFQMDVINIYLEEEVSIEQPPGYVQKGRENKVYRLKEAQYGVKQAPRAWNTRVNE